A portion of the Acidisarcina polymorpha genome contains these proteins:
- the pstB gene encoding phosphate ABC transporter ATP-binding protein PstB gives MGAGIQVTGLNAWYGTNHTLHDVNLNMPANNATALIGPSGCGKSTFVRCLNRMHETNPGARVTGKVQIADLDIYADLSAVEVRRRVGMVFQRPNPFPTMSIYDNVASGLRLNGFNNRRALDGIVERSLKDAALFDEVKDDLKKKSGASLSGGQQQRLCIARALAVDPEVLLMDEPASALDPVSTAKIEDLIFQLKSQYTIVIVTHNMQQAARVAENTGFFLSGKMIEFDATHKIFTNPSDKRTEDYITGRFG, from the coding sequence GTGGGTGCCGGAATCCAGGTAACAGGACTGAACGCTTGGTATGGCACCAACCATACTCTGCACGACGTCAATCTGAACATGCCGGCAAACAATGCGACAGCATTGATCGGCCCGTCGGGCTGCGGCAAATCAACCTTTGTCCGCTGCCTCAATCGGATGCACGAAACCAATCCTGGAGCGCGAGTGACCGGCAAGGTCCAGATTGCGGACCTGGACATCTATGCAGACCTGTCGGCGGTCGAGGTGCGACGGCGAGTAGGGATGGTCTTCCAGCGTCCTAACCCTTTTCCGACGATGTCTATTTACGATAATGTCGCCTCGGGGCTCCGGTTGAACGGCTTTAACAATCGGCGGGCGTTGGACGGGATTGTCGAACGATCTTTGAAGGATGCCGCACTCTTTGACGAAGTGAAGGATGATCTCAAGAAGAAGTCCGGCGCCAGTCTTTCCGGCGGCCAACAGCAGCGGCTCTGTATTGCGCGGGCTTTGGCGGTCGACCCGGAAGTCCTGCTGATGGATGAGCCAGCGTCCGCGCTCGATCCGGTTTCAACGGCGAAGATCGAAGACCTGATCTTTCAGTTGAAATCGCAATACACAATCGTCATCGTGACCCATAACATGCAGCAGGCGGCGCGGGTTGCGGAGAACACCGGGTTTTTCCTTAGCGGGAAGATGATCGAGTTCGATGCGACGCACAAAATATTCACGAACCCCAGTGATAAGCGGACTGAGGATTACATCACCGGCCGCTTCGGTTGA
- the pstA gene encoding phosphate ABC transporter permease PstA, whose protein sequence is MATSVYKTGTYNRISRQIADHAASVLAVLSTVIVVAPLVAIFAYLIYKGASSLNVAFFTQVPRPVGEAGGGMANAIAGSGLLLLIGSVLGVPIGIGGGIFLAEFGRGTRLANAVRFTADVLNGVPSIVMGIAVYSLIVLPQKHFSAFSGGIALGIMMIPTITRTTEEMLLMVPNSIREAALGLGLPNWRSVLSITLRTASPGVITGCMLAFARVAGETAPLLFTAFGNQFWSANLDQPIAALPLQIFVYAISPYDEWHRLAWAGALVLIVLIVISVALVRFVTSRGVLKGTS, encoded by the coding sequence ATGGCTACCAGTGTTTACAAGACGGGCACCTACAACCGGATCAGCCGGCAAATCGCGGACCACGCCGCGAGTGTGCTTGCCGTACTGAGCACGGTCATCGTGGTTGCGCCACTGGTGGCGATCTTCGCGTACTTAATTTACAAGGGCGCTAGTTCACTGAATGTGGCATTCTTTACCCAGGTTCCCCGGCCGGTTGGAGAAGCTGGCGGCGGTATGGCGAACGCAATCGCTGGCTCGGGGCTGCTATTGCTGATTGGCAGTGTCCTAGGCGTGCCGATCGGGATTGGCGGGGGGATTTTCCTGGCGGAATTTGGCCGCGGCACGCGGCTTGCCAATGCTGTCCGCTTCACTGCCGACGTGTTGAATGGTGTGCCGTCGATCGTTATGGGCATTGCCGTCTATTCTTTGATCGTTTTGCCCCAGAAACATTTCTCCGCATTCTCTGGTGGCATCGCCCTGGGCATTATGATGATCCCGACGATCACCCGGACCACGGAAGAAATGTTGTTGATGGTGCCTAATTCGATTCGGGAAGCTGCGTTGGGGCTGGGACTGCCGAACTGGCGTTCGGTGCTGTCGATTACCCTGCGAACGGCGTCACCAGGCGTGATTACCGGTTGTATGCTGGCGTTTGCTCGAGTCGCGGGCGAGACGGCTCCGTTGCTGTTCACTGCATTCGGAAACCAGTTCTGGAGTGCGAATCTCGATCAACCTATTGCCGCGCTCCCCCTTCAAATTTTCGTATACGCGATTTCTCCCTATGACGAGTGGCATCGGCTTGCCTGGGCAGGCGCGTTGGTATTGATCGTTCTGATCGTGATTTCCGTTGCGCTGGTACGTTTTGTGACTTCGCGTGGCGTTTTGAAAGGAACCAGCTAG